Proteins from one Gasterosteus aculeatus chromosome 11, fGasAcu3.hap1.1, whole genome shotgun sequence genomic window:
- the elfn1a gene encoding protein ELFN1 yields the protein MTLREAPMACSSGVVMSALFWSVAIVYLTNIGRVSGDCWLIEGEKGFVWLAICSQNQPPYEAIPQHINSTIVDLRLNENKIKSIHYSALSRFANLTYLNLTKNEISYIEDGAFSAQFNLQVLQMGFNKLRNLTEGVLRGLGKLQYLYLQANLIETVTPNAFWECPNIENIDLSMNRIQQLDGSTFTSLTKLTTCELYTNPFNCSCELLGFVKWLSVFPNRTNERMVCDSPPGVSGYSLLSPNPNNPTFRNALHMLTTVCTDDYVTPFIPVPTESSTPPPDLTLCGLEDCPSGTEPEDITISTYNVVEVNPLMKLKQVSNTGATVTVQIPHPFKKMYILSLYNNSFFSDIQTLKASKEDVELKNLKPHTNYTYCVCSIRNSLRHNHTCLTITTGTLKGKARDVNNATATHYIMTILGCLFSMVIFLGVVYYCLRRKRQQDEKHKRAGSLKKNIIELKYGQELEGATVSRMSQKQLLAGESMARMPYLPSAAEMEQYKFQEMSDTPKMMKGNYMDVRGVDHHERRECDMGMAGNSQGSVAEISTIAKEVDKVNQIINNCIDALKSESTSFQGKSGAVSTAEPQLVLISEHPQSKSGLLSPGYTDSYHHSLQRHRSSDVSPKRPSTATGGPMRSPRPYRSESKYIEKTSPKGESLLSANPAAAILRAEAEKMRQYGDHRHSYPDAQIEELEGPDGHKSSMLEPLTHSRSRDLAYSQLSSHYHNLSYSSSPEYYCKPSHSIWEKFKLHRKRHKDDEYMAAGHALRKKVQFAKDEDLHDILDYWKGVSSQQKS from the coding sequence ATGACTCTCAGAGAAGCCCCCATGGCCTGCAGCTCAGGCGTGGTGATGAGTGCCTTGTTTTGGTCCGTAGCCATTGTGTATTTGACTAACATCGGCAGAGTCAGCGGAGACTGCTGGTTAATTGAGGGTGAAAAGGGCTTTGTGTGGCTTGCGATTTGTAGCCAAAACCAACCACCTTATGAGGCCATCCCACAGCATATCAACAGCACCATTGTGGACCTCCgtctgaatgaaaacaaaatcaaaagcaTCCATTATTCTGCCCTCAGTCGCTTTGCCAACTTGACCTACCTGAACCTGACGAAGAATGAAATCTCCTACATAGAGGATGGGGCCTTTTCTGCTCAGTTCAACTTACAAGTCCTCCAAATGGGCTTCAACAAGTTGCGCAACCTGACGGAGGGGGTCCTCAGGGGTTTAGGAAAGCTGCAGTACCTCTACCTCCAGGCAAACCTGATTGAGACCGTGACACCCAATGCCTTTTGGGAATGCCCCAACATAGAGAACATTGACCTCTCCATGAACCGAATCCAGCAGCTGGACGGGTCCACGTTTACCAGTCTGACCAAACTGACCACCTGCGAGCTGTACACCAACCCCTTCAACTGCTCGTGCGAACTGCTGGGTTTTGTCAAATGGCTCTCGGTTTTCCCAAACCGGACGAACGAGCGGATGGTCTGCGACTCCCCACCCGGCGTCTCCGGCTACAGCTTACTGAGCCCGAATCCCAACAATCCGACGTTTCGCAACGCGCTGCACATGCTCACCACCGTGTGCACGGACGACTACGTGACGCCGTTCATCCCCGTGCCCACCGAGTCCTCGACACCCCCGCCGGACCTGACGCTGTGCGGGCTGGAAGACTGTCCCTCGGGCACAGAGCCGGAAGACATCACCATCAGCACCTACAACGTGGTGGAGGTGAACCCTCTGATGAAGCTGAAGCAGGTATCGAACACAGGCGCCACCGTCACGGTTCAGATCCCTCACCCCTTCAAGAAGATGTACATCCTGTCTCTGTACAACAACAGCTTTTTCAGCGACATTCAAACCCTGAAAGCTTCGAAAGAGGACGTGGAACTGAAAAACCTCAAACCCCACACCAACTACACGTACTGTGTGTGTTCCATACGCAACTCGCTGAGACACAACCACACCTGCCTGACCATCACCACCGGCACTCTGAAGGGGAAGGCCAGAGACGTGAACAACGCGACCGCCACTCACTACATCATGACGATTTTGGGCTGCCTCTTCAGCATGGTCATCTTCCTGGGCGTGGTCTACTActgcttgcgtcgaaagcgccAGCAAGACGAAAAGCACAAAAGAGCCGGCAGCCTGAAGAAGAACATAATCGAGCTCAAATACGGACAAGAGCTCGAGGGCGCGACCGTTTCTCGAATGTCGCAGAAGCAGCTGCTGGCCGGCGAGAGCATGGCACGAATGCCCTACTTGCCATCTGCGGCTGAAATGGAGCAGTACAAATTCCAGGAGATGAGTGACACTCCTAAGATGATGAAAGGAAATTACATGGACGTGCGCGGCGTGGACCACCACGAACGCAGGGAGTGCGACATGGGGATGGCCGGGAACAGCCAGGGGTCGGTGGCGGAGATCTCCACCATCGCAAAAGAGGTGGACAAAGTCAATCAGATAATCAACAACTGCATAGATGCTCTGAAGTCGGAATCCACCTCTTTTCAAGGGAAATCCGGCGCGGTGTCCACCGCCGAGCCCCAGCTCGTCCTGATATCCGAACACCCGCAGAGTAAATCGGGCCTCCTTTCCCCGGGGTACACGGACAGCTATCACCACTCCCTGCAGAGGCACCGGTCCTCCGACGTCTCGCCAAAGAGGCCCAGCACCGCCACGGGGGGGCCCATGCGAAGCCCGAGGCCTTACCGCTCCGAGTCCAAGTACATAGAGAAGACCTCCCCGAAGGGAGAGAGCCTCCTCTCTGCAAACCCGGCCGCCGCCATCCTGAGGGCCGAGGCGGAGAAAATGCGTCAGTACGGCGACCACCGGCACTCCTACCCCGACGCTCAGATAGAGGAGCTGGAGGGACCCGACGGCCACAAATCCTCCATGTTGGAGCCTCTCACTCACTCCCGCTCCAGAGACTTAGCGTACTCCCAGCTATCGTCCCACTATCACAATCTGAGCTACTCCTCCAGTCCGGAATACTACTGCAAACCCTCCCACAGCATCTGGGAGAAGTTCAAACTGCACCGCAAACGGCACAAAGATGATGAGTACATGGCTGCGGGCCATGCCCTGCGTAAGAAAGTCCAGTTTGCGAAGGATGAGGACCTGCATGATATTTTAGACTACTGGAAAGGCGTTTCATCCCAACAGAAATCATAA